In Acaryochloris marina S15, a single genomic region encodes these proteins:
- a CDS encoding HIT domain-containing protein produces the protein MYESENIVAFHHTRPFWEHHIVAIPKTHIESMASSEAHNPELMSELMSVMHQLAIDFKDKYGGCHIGTNVGSYQSAKHMHWYIHAGQRVRDRDGNLIDERSK, from the coding sequence GTGTATGAATCAGAAAATATTGTAGCCTTTCATCACACTCGTCCATTTTGGGAACACCACATAGTTGCAATACCCAAAACGCATATTGAATCCATGGCATCATCCGAAGCACATAACCCTGAGTTGATGTCAGAGTTAATGTCTGTCATGCACCAGTTAGCAATTGACTTCAAGGATAAATACGGTGGGTGCCATATTGGTACCAATGTTGGCTCTTATCAGTCCGCTAAGCACATGCATTGGTACATTCATGCAGGTCAAAGAGTACGTGATAGAGACGGAAACCTTATAGACGAACGTAGCAAATGA